GGCCAGACCTTGGTGATCGGGGGCTACAACAGCAATCAGTTGCAGGACGAGGTCGCCAAGGTGCCTCTCCTGGGGGACATTCCGGTCCTGGGCGCGCTGTTCTCCAACCGGGCGAAGCGCAGGGCGCGGGTCGAGCGCCTGTTCATGATCCGGCCGCGCATCGTTGCCATCAATGGGCGGCCGGTTGTGCGGGACGAGGACCTGGTTGCTCGGGCTGATGCGCTGAACGCTACCTGGGCGACAGGGTCGGCGCTGGGCGATTCGCTGGGCCTGATATTGGTGGATCGCGGCGTCGCCACCCGCTTGCGGCAGTGATGCGGCTGGATCCTCGGGACGGTCGGGGCGCGGACGGGGGCGTGCCGCGTGCGCGCCCCCGGTCGTCGAAATCAGCCAGAAAATCAATCATCGAAATGAAAGCCCTTGTCGCCGAGGCGGCGCCGCAATTCGGCGCGCGCCCGCGAAAGGCGGCTGCGGATGGTGCCGACGGGAACGCCGACGCGATCCGCCGCTTCTTCATAGGTGTATCCGTTGAGGCCCATCATCAAGAGGATTTCCCGCATGTGGGACGGCAGCTCGTCCAGCGTGTTCTGGAGCAGCGTCATGGTCTGGTTCTGCTCCGCGACGAAGTCGGGCGCGGGGTCGTGCGAAGCACGGTCGATGAGCACGTCTTCGTTGACGAAGTAGTACCGGCACTCCGGCGCGCGGGAAAGATAGTTGCGTACCAGGTTCAACGCGATGCCGTATAGCCAGGTCGACAACTGCGATTCGCCCCGAAAGGTATCGTAGGAGCGCGCGGCTTCGAGGAAGGCTTGCTGCGCGAGATCTTCCGCGTCCGGACAATTGCCGATCTGCCTGATGATGAAGCGGTGCAGCCGCGTGGAGTGGTTTTTCACCAGGTCGATGAAGATGGCGTCATGACAGTTCTTCGCCGTGGCCGGACGGGTGGGGAGAGAACGTTTCTTGACGCGCTCAACGAGAGGGGCTAGATGTGTCATGATCGTTCGAATGAGGTTTTGATGCGACCGAGTATCGCCTCATCGAATCCGGCATGGCGTGTTCGCCGCCTGTCCTACAAGATTCTCATTTGACGGCGCTTTCACGAAGCGCGGGGAAAGTCATAAAAACTATTCGAGCACACGGAAATTCCTCATGTTTTGAGACTTTTCCTATGGCGTTTCTTGTTGTCGATCGAACGTCTGTTAATTGCTCGCGATGTATGCCTTGAATGGTATTTCCTACGTTCATTTTTCCGAAACTTAGGAACGAAAATTCATCGACGTTACAAAGGTGGCTGAAACACGGAACGACTCGCGCGGTTGCGGCGCTGGTCGGTGAATAAGAATCCCACGAGATCCTTCCGGATCTGGATCGAGGACCCGTGTCGTATCCCGCGAGTTCGCACCGTGAGTTCGTCTTCACACGCGTGGCGGCGTGGTAAATCCTCGCGATGGCCGTGGCTGTCGCTGCGGCTTGCGCCTTGCCCCGCGTATGAATTCATCGATTTCATCTTGGGCGCGAACCGCTGGGGCACGGCGCCAGGAGACAACGGTGGCTTCCCGCCAGGACGCGATTCCGCGCTTCTTACCCTATGAATTCGGTGCGGACGGATGTGGCCGCCTGCGCGGCGCGGCGTTTCGCGCGGAGGCGCGTGCCGGCACGCGCGTGTCGCGACGGGCAAGCGGTTCGCGCAGGGTCTCGGATGCGGGCGATGAGACAAGAGTCTTGGCCGGGATGAGGGGCCGGTCGGGGCCGCCGATGCGAGTGCCTTTGCGCTCCTATGTTTGCGAGGCGCGCTTGCTCGCGGCGATAGCGGGTTTGCTGCCGTCGATCGCGCGGGCCGCCGACGGATTCGACTGCGCCGATGTCCGGCCTTCGATGGCCGCGGTGCTGCGGGAGATGCTCCACCCGTGCGAGACGGCGGATATCGCGGCGCGTATCGAGCGTTGCGTGGAGGCGGGTCTCGCCGTGCAGGAGGTCGACGCGCTGGCGCGTTTGCGGTTGGGTTATGCGAAGCGCCGGCAGGGGTTGGAGAGGATTTGCAGCGACCTGGTCTCGCGGCTGTGCTGGGATGGCGCCGAACGCGGGGGCTTGCTGTTGCCGCTGTTCCTGGACGCGCTGGCGCGCAGCCTGGAATCGTGTTCGGTACGCGCCATATCGCGCGCTGCTTGTGAAATGGCGGCTTTGTTCTCGGCCGAGACGGATGGCCCGGAGTCCGTGCCGCTGCCTTCGCGGGATGGCTCTGCGTCTGTGCCGCTGTCCTTGCCGGATACCCTGGCGGCGATGAGTGACCACGAGTTGAGTTGCTTCCGTGCTGTCACGGCGAGTCTGGAGCTGCCTGATTGGAAAACGCGGAATAGCGCGTGGCGGGAAGCGTACGCGTGTCGTATTGCCGATTCGGATGAGGCGATGCAGGCCGGGGCGCAGCGGTTGCTGCAATTGCTGCGCCTGCGCGGGGTCGGCGTGGATGCCTTGCTCCGCGCCCTGCGCGATCTGGTGGACATCGTGCATGCGCGCAATACGCGCAGCGAGTCGATGGGCTTGCTGGACGTGGATATCTGGAGCGACGAGGCCATCCGTGCGCGGGCCGACGCCATCCTGGCGCGGGCCACGGCGCAGACTGCGTGGGATCACGCGATAACGGTCCTGACCGGTCCGGCGGCGCCGCTGGTCATGCGAGCGCTGAGGGCGGCCCACGGCGGCATGGCGCGCGGCCAGGGCCAGGAGACCGCTTTCGAGTGGCCGTCGGCGGGGCGGGCGCATGGATGGCGCCTGCGTATCGCCATCGTCTGGCTGGAAGCCGTCCACGCCGCGCTATGGCGACGCTGGATGTTGTTGGCCGATGTCTCCCCCTGGACAGTACTGCAACCGACCCAGCCCCAACCGGCCCAGTCGCAATTAACCATTCCCCAATCGTCCGCGCCGCCGGCATGGCAGGGTTGTCCGCCGGATCGTTGGCCCCCCATGTTGCGGATGGCCTTGGCGGGCGAGTTCGGCGTGTTGCTGCCGGCGCGGCCGGCGCTGCCGCCTGTCGTCCTGGGCATGAACGTCGAACAGGCCTTCCTGCATGCATGTTCGGTGCTGTCCGCGCGCCTTTTCGAGACCGGCAAACGGGCCCCGCGTTTCGTCCGTCATGCGATCGACGCAGGCGGCGGACCGGGCGGCGCCGGGAGGACGCTGCTGGTGTGCCGGGATTTCCTGGCGGATGCGCTGGAGCGGGTGTGCCTGTCATTCGGCATCGGCGGCGTCAACGCGCAAGGCCTTGCCGTGCGGGCCGGCCTGTCGCCATGGGCCGGCGTGGAGGGCGGGCGCGACATCGCGGTGAGGCAGGCCTTGCGGGCCCTGCTCCTGCTGGCCGGGCCGCGCGATGCGCGGCGGCTGACGGCGCTGCTCAATCGGGTACTGGCGCAGCCGGTCCGGTGCGTGCTCGCCATGATGGGGCGCGACGCGCCCATCTGCGTGGGCGACGAACGCGCATACCTTCCGCGGGATAGCGGCAGCCAGATCCACGTGGACGTGACGCGCCTGCCGGACGGCGCCTACCGCTTCGACGTCGCGGTGTGCTTCGAACAGTTGCGCTGCGTGGAGGTGGACGAGCCCTGCGGCGGCCGGCGCCGTATCCCGCTCGATCCTCGCGTCAGCCGCGTCTGCGCAAGCTATGCCGTCCAGGCGGCGCCGGGATTCTCCCGTTTTTCCTATTTGCTCGGCTCCGCCGGATTTCGTTATCGCCTGATCGCGCGCGAACCGTCAATCGCCGTTGCGCCGCGATGAGGGGGCTGTTTCAGATTCTTCTTATTTTTCCTTTCCCCTCTCTTTCCTAACATTCCGCTGCTTGCCTTCGGGAAGGGGCAAGTCTCACGCGGGCTCGATGGGTCCGATTCATGGTCCCCGGTCTCTGGAGTCCGCCACGGCGGGCATGGAATGGAAAAAAATGAGAACGTTCTATTGGGTGTCGGGCATAGGCGGTACATGGACGTACATCGATGCCGCATGCAAGCAGCATGGCCGCATCGACTGGTTCGACAATATTGCCGACATCGGCTACTGGTGGCAGACCGCGCACGACAACGGCATGTCCTATAGCCTGGACGTGGCGAAACGCAGCGTCGAGCAGGCGATCCTGCGTCGCGCCACCGAAACGGCGGCGCGCGTCATGGAGCAGGTCCTGCAGGAAGAAAGCGCCATGTCGAGCGGGGAGGAAAGCGCCGCGGATGCCGTGGATACCGGCGCGGAGGACGGGCTCGCCGGGCAGTGCGCCGAGCCGGCGCCTTCGGGCGTGCTTGCCGGCGAACTGGCCGCATCGAGCCGCGTTTCCGCGCCGGCGGCCTGATGTCCCTGATGCCCCCGGCTCAGCCGTAGAACTCGGCGGGCATGGGCTTGCCGTAATAGTGACCCTGGCCATAACGGCAACCGCTGCGCAGTAGCTGGTCCCGGTGCGCGCGGGTCTCTATCCCTTCGGCGACGATGTCCAGGTTCATGCTGGTCCCGAGGGCGATGATGGCGTCGACGATGGAACGGGCTTCCGGCTCCTGGACGAAGGACTTGTCGATCTTCAGCGAGTCGATCGGAAAGCGTTGCAGTTGCGATAGCGACGCGTAGCCCGTGCCGAAGTCGTCCAGCGCGATGCGCACGCCGGCATCGTGCAGCTTGCGCAAGGTGCTCTCGACGGCGTTGCTGCCCTGGCCGAGATAGACGCTTTCGGTGATTTCCAGCGTCAGGTCGCGCGGGCTCAAGCCGTATTCCGTCAGCAGGGAGAGGATCTGCCCGGCCAGGTCGCCGGTGTAGAACTGCGCGGCCGCCACGTTCACCGATACGCGCCCGAAATCGAAACCGTGTTCCTTCCAGCGCCGCATTTGCGAGAACGCCGCGTGCAGCGCCACGGTGCCCAGCGTGGGCGCCAGCGTCTGGTCGTCGAAGGCGGGAGAGAAGACGGCGGGGGCCAGGATGCCGCGCTCCGGACGCGACCAGCGCATCAAGGCCTCGAAACCCGACAGGGTCTGGTTGCACATGTCGTAGATGGGCTGGTAATAGACGATGAATTCGCCGCGCGCGATCCCCAGTCGCACGTCGCGCAGCAATTGCACCCGTTCTTCCAGGTGGTCGCGCATCTCCGGTTCGAACATGACGGAACAGTCCCCGCCCGCTTTCTTCGCCTGGTAGAGCGCGATATCGGTATTGCGTATCAGTTGATCGGCGTCCGCGGCCTGGCTGGGCGCCGCCGATACCCCGACGCTGACGGATACCATCAGCGTGTATTCCGGGTAGGTCATGGGCGCCTTCAGCGCCAGGCGCAATTGGTCGACCACGCCGAGGAAGTCGGCGGCGCTGCCGTCCGGCGCGTCGGCGATGACCGCGAATTCATTGCTGCCGATGCGCGCCGCGAAGGTGCCGACCGGAAAGAACCCGGCGATACGATGGCTGACGTCGGTCAGCAACTGGTCGCCGGCATGGTGTCCCAGGGTGTCGTTGACGTCCTTGAAACCGTCGACGTCGATGGCGACCAGGCTGATGGGCTGGCTGCGCACGAAGCGGCGACCCAGCTCCAGCAGGAAAGCGCCGCGGTTGGGCAGGCCCGTCAACTTGTCGATATAGGCCAATTCATGGAAGCGGCGCTGGGCCTCCACCTCTTCGGTGATGTCCTCGATCAAGCCGTGCACCCGCACCACCCGGCCGTCGCGCAGCTCGGGCTCGGCCAGCGCGTGGATCCAGCGCGAGGTGCCGTCGAGACGCTGGATGCGCCGGCGCGAATCGTAGCCCTTGCCGTCGCGCAGGATGCGGGCGAAGTCCTCGCGGGTATCGATCAAGGCGTCGCCGGGATAGAAGCGGCGCATCATCATGTCCAGCGTCGGCTTGGTGGACGGTTCCAGCCCGTAGATGTCCATGGCCTGTTCGCTGAGCGTCAGGCCGCCGGTCTCGACGTTGTATTCCCAGCCGCCCACGCGGGCCAGGCGCGAGGCGCGCGCCAGCAACTGCTCGCGCATGCGGGCGTCATCGAGCGCCCGGCGGCTCTGCACGGCGCCGGCGGCGACGGCCGCGTAGCTGCGCAGATGGCGCAGGTCGTCCTGCGAGAAAGGGCGCGCGTGGCGGTCGGCGATGCATAGCGCGCCGGCGCGTTCGCCGTCCTCCAGCAGCAGGGGCACCGCGACGAAGAAGCGCAGGTCGGCGGGCGCGCCGGCCGCGGCCAGCGCCTGCGGGTCCAGGTGGGCGACGTCCAGCGTTTCCTGCGTCGCCTGGCTCAGCGCCTGGTACGGCGACGCGCTCCCGGGCGCGATGCCGTGCGCGCACAGCGGCGTGGCGGTATCGCCGGCGGCGGTGATCACCACGATGGGCACGCCGAAGAAAAAGGCGATCAACGTGCACAGGGTGTCGAGGCCCGGGGGCGCCGTCTCGGGCATGGCGTCCGCCACGCGCGCGCGTGCGGTTTTCGGTTCGCTTTTCGAGGGAGGAAAGCGCAGGACACTCATGCTGGGCCGCTATCGATAGGATCGCCGCGGCCGGGAGGCCGCGTCCGCCAGTTTAACCATCGGCCGCGTCGACCCGCGGCCAACGCGCACCGTACTTACGAATGATTTCCTGATTGCGCCGGGGGTGGCGGATCCTCGGTCGGCAGGCTGATTGTCCAGCCTTCTTCGTTGCGCCGCACCTGCCAGCCGTAGCATTGCGCCACCAGCTCGACTTCCGCCATGGACAGGGGCGGGGAGGTGTCGGGGCGCGGCTCGCGCCCGTTGGGTTCCGCGGGAGCCTGCTGGATGGCGGCTTCGATCCGGCCGGGCGCCGCCAGCCGGATGTCCAGGATCCCGCGCTGGGGCAGGGCCTGGATGGCGTGGATCATCCAGGCCATCAGTACATAGCGGGCGGCGCGCTGGGACACCGATGCCGCATGGGAGGACGCGTCCAACTGGACTTTCTTGCCGGACAGCAGCAACTGCGAGAACGCCAGCTTGCGGCATTCGGACAATATCTCGTGGACGCCGGCGCGCCGGCCTTCGTCCTGGAACCAGGTGTTGAGCAGCCGGATGGTCTCCACGCTTTCGTCCAGCATGCCGTCCAGGTCGCTGACGAAGGGAGGCGCCGCCGGATCCAGGATGGTGCCCTTGGCGATGGATTTCTCAAGCAGGACGATGGTCAGCTTGGCATTGGACAGCGGCTTGAGGGCGTCGTGCCGCAGCACGGGAAACACCTGCGCGAGCACCTTGAACTGGATGCCGGCCAAGACCTGGGCGCGTTGCTGCTCCGCCGGTGTCATGCCGGCTTCCTGTCGAGCTGCGCCAGCAGGTTTTCGAGCGTGGTCAGGTCGACGGGCTTTTCCAGCCAGTGATCGAAGGCCACGGCTTCGGGCCGCTGGTTGTTCTTCGGCAGGCCGCTCAGGGCGATGATGTGGACGCCGGCGCCGAGCTGCGCGCGAAAGCGCGCGGCCAGTTCATAGCCGTCGTGGTCCGGCAGCATGATGTCGGTAATGATGACGTCCGGGCGAGCCTCGGCGCACAGGGCCAGGGCCTCGGCGCCGGTCGCCGCGGTTTTCGCATCGTGGCCCAGCAGGCCGACAAACTCCGAAAGCAATTCCGACGCCATGTCATTGTCGTCGACGATCAAAACGTGGAGGCCTTCGGCGCTCATAAGGAAATCCGCTCCTCGCGCCTCCAGGTAGGCCGCTGTCTGTCAAATCTGTGTTTTTCGATGGGGCGGCGGCCTCTGGTCCTGGCAGATGCTGATACCGCTGATACCGCGTTGCAGCTTTGTAGTGTGACACGATTAATGAATCGCGCAGAGACGGCGACAAATCTCTGTTACAAAACAAATAAATAATTTCTGTCGGTGTAAAAAGCGACAAAAAATTTACGCCGGCTTTCCCCCTGTCGCACCGTCGGCGGCGGTGGCCGCCCCGGGCCGCGCGGCGGCCGCGCGCTGCGCCGCACCCTGGCGCGCCGGCAGGGCGTAGCGGCCTTCCCGGTACGCCCAACTGGGCCATAGCGCGTGGGCCAGCGCCTCGTGGGCCAGGGCTTCGTCGACGGCCACGGGCTCGTACGTTTCCGGCGCGGTGTAGCGGAACTGCGCGGGGGCCTTCTGCGGGCCCAGCACCAGCAACTGGTCGCCCTTCAGGTAGCCGTAGTTGTCGCCGTACTGCATGATGGCGCGGCCGTCGCCGGCGCCGGCTTGCGCGCGGGTCAGGTCGCGGCCGAGCATGGGATGCTGGGTTTGCACGCCCATCAGGGACAGCAGGGTCGGACCGAAATCGATCTGGCTGATCAGGCGGTCGTCGCGGCGCGGCGCGATGTCGGCGCCCAGCATCAGGGCC
This genomic interval from Bordetella genomosp. 10 contains the following:
- a CDS encoding response regulator produces the protein MSAEGLHVLIVDDNDMASELLSEFVGLLGHDAKTAATGAEALALCAEARPDVIITDIMLPDHDGYELAARFRAQLGAGVHIIALSGLPKNNQRPEAVAFDHWLEKPVDLTTLENLLAQLDRKPA
- a CDS encoding putative bifunctional diguanylate cyclase/phosphodiesterase; protein product: MPETAPPGLDTLCTLIAFFFGVPIVVITAAGDTATPLCAHGIAPGSASPYQALSQATQETLDVAHLDPQALAAAGAPADLRFFVAVPLLLEDGERAGALCIADRHARPFSQDDLRHLRSYAAVAAGAVQSRRALDDARMREQLLARASRLARVGGWEYNVETGGLTLSEQAMDIYGLEPSTKPTLDMMMRRFYPGDALIDTREDFARILRDGKGYDSRRRIQRLDGTSRWIHALAEPELRDGRVVRVHGLIEDITEEVEAQRRFHELAYIDKLTGLPNRGAFLLELGRRFVRSQPISLVAIDVDGFKDVNDTLGHHAGDQLLTDVSHRIAGFFPVGTFAARIGSNEFAVIADAPDGSAADFLGVVDQLRLALKAPMTYPEYTLMVSVSVGVSAAPSQAADADQLIRNTDIALYQAKKAGGDCSVMFEPEMRDHLEERVQLLRDVRLGIARGEFIVYYQPIYDMCNQTLSGFEALMRWSRPERGILAPAVFSPAFDDQTLAPTLGTVALHAAFSQMRRWKEHGFDFGRVSVNVAAAQFYTGDLAGQILSLLTEYGLSPRDLTLEITESVYLGQGSNAVESTLRKLHDAGVRIALDDFGTGYASLSQLQRFPIDSLKIDKSFVQEPEARSIVDAIIALGTSMNLDIVAEGIETRAHRDQLLRSGCRYGQGHYYGKPMPAEFYG
- a CDS encoding RNA polymerase sigma factor → MTHLAPLVERVKKRSLPTRPATAKNCHDAIFIDLVKNHSTRLHRFIIRQIGNCPDAEDLAQQAFLEAARSYDTFRGESQLSTWLYGIALNLVRNYLSRAPECRYYFVNEDVLIDRASHDPAPDFVAEQNQTMTLLQNTLDELPSHMREILLMMGLNGYTYEEAADRVGVPVGTIRSRLSRARAELRRRLGDKGFHFDD